In the Deferribacter desulfuricans SSM1 genome, GAATCAGTCAATAAAACTGTGTTGTAGGTCTCAATATTTTTCAAACCGTATTTTTCATAAGAGTAAAAAAATGGATAAGCATAAACTGTTATTAACACTAATATTATTAAAGACAAAAATATTCTTTTTGACATTTTGTCACCCTTTATTAAAAGGGGGGATATAACCCCCTATTTTCTATTGTACGCTTTATCCCATCCCCAGGCGTTTGCTCCAGAACCTCTGCGAAATACCCTCTCTCTGTAAATATTTGCGACTTTATCAGCATCACCAGCAAGAAGTGCTTTTGTGGCACACATACCTGCACAAAGAGGTACTTTACCTTCAGCAATTCTATTTTGTCCATAAAGTCTTTTTTCCTTATCACTAAATGTTTCTGCTGGCCCACCTGCACAGAATGTACATTTGTCCATCACACCTCTTGCACCAAAAGAATTCCCTTTTGGAAACTGCGGAGCACCAAATGGGCATGCAAAGAAACAGTAACCGCAACCTATACAAACATCTTTATTCACAAGCACAATTCCATCTTCTCTCTGATAAAGTGCATCAACAGGGCAAACAGCAATGCATGGAGCATCAGAGCAGTGCATACAGGCTACAGAAATACTTTTTTCACCTGGTTTCCCTTCATTTATAGTAATAACCCTTCTACGGTTTATACCCACTGGGACATGATGCCCTTCTTTACATGCTACAACACAGCCGTTACAATCTATACATCTATCTACATCACATAAAAATCTCATTCTACCCATAACATTCCTCCATTAAGCTTTTGTTATACGGCAAAGACCTGTTTTGGTCTCCTGCATTTGAGTAACAATATCATATCCATAGTTTGTAACAACATTTGCAGCTTCACCTAAAGCATAAGGAGTTGTACCTTCAGGATATTTTCCTGCCCAACTATCACCCATGAAAAATCCACCAAAATGGAATGGTAAGAAAATTGTTTTATCATCAACTCTATCTGAAACTTTTGCCTTAACTTTTATTTTGCCTCCATTAGGTGATTCAATCCAGATCATATCCCCATCTCTTATGCCATAATCGTTAGCTGTTTTGATATTTATTTCAGCAAACATTTCTGGTTGAAGTTCAGCTAAGTATTTATTACTCCTTGTTTCAGCACCACCACCCATGTACTCAACAAGTCTTCCAGTTGTAAGGATTAATGGATATCTTTTAACCCAATCAAGTTTCTGCTCGCTCTTATACTTCGTATAAACTCTGTAATGATCAGGTTTGTCATCATAAGTAGGATATTTTTTAATCATTTCTGGATCTGGTGAGTGAAGTGGCTCTCTATGTACAGGTATTGGATCAGGGAAGTTCCAAACATAACATCTTGCTCTTGCATTTCCAAATGGTGCCATACCACGCTTAATAGCTTCCTTTATAGTTTTTTGGCTTAAATCAGTTTTCCAGTTTGTTCCTGGTACTATACCTTTAAACTCTGGATAGCCGCCATTTACCTCACTACCAGGATTCGCCACACCATCTGCTGCAAGAAGATTTTCCATTTTGCCATTTGGATATTTATATTTTGTTCCAAATCTTGCTCTAAAAGGTAAACCACCTTTTGCAACAGGTTTTGATATATCATATAGTATTGGAGTACCTGGATGTTCTGTAGTCCAGCAAGGCCATGGCAAACCATAATATTCACCATCACAAGGCCCACCTTTTGCCTGCAATGTATTTACATCAAAAGTATGCCAATAATCAGTGTGCTTTTTAATCCTTTCTGGAGTTTGACCATTATAACCAATAGTGAGTGAACCTTTGTTAATTTCTCTTGTTATATCTTCTGGTATTTTCTTTATATTTTTAAAGAACTTATCATAAAAACCAAATCTTTTAACAAGCTCTTGCATAATCATATAATCATCTTTACACTCATGTACAGGATCAACTACTTTATATCTCCATTGAATTCCTCTTTGAGAATTAGTTATACTACCTTCAGTCTCGTATTGACTTGAAGATGGCAATAAATACACATTATCTTTATCGCTTGCAACTGCTGTCATAGTTGGAAAAGGATCAATAATCACAACCAAATCAAGCAAATCAAGCGCTTTTTTCAGCTTATGATACTGAGATTGTGAGTTTGATGAACAACCCCAAAAAACAACTGCTTTTAAAGGAGTATACTGAGTAATCTTGTCTTCTTGAATTACACCTTCATACCACCTACCAAGTGTAAAACCTTTTTTATTCATATATTTTTTATTTTTAAATCTTGATTTTATCCATTCATAATCCACATCCCATACTCTACACCAATGTTTCCATGCTC is a window encoding:
- the fdh3B gene encoding formate dehydrogenase FDH3 subunit beta — encoded protein: MGRMRFLCDVDRCIDCNGCVVACKEGHHVPVGINRRRVITINEGKPGEKSISVACMHCSDAPCIAVCPVDALYQREDGIVLVNKDVCIGCGYCFFACPFGAPQFPKGNSFGARGVMDKCTFCAGGPAETFSDKEKRLYGQNRIAEGKVPLCAGMCATKALLAGDADKVANIYRERVFRRGSGANAWGWDKAYNRK
- a CDS encoding formate dehydrogenase subunit alpha — protein: MAANKVKKVIKSSKSESAKLGINTQIGRRTFLKLSAATAAFASMSLSPTFVKKANASSKPYPNSKIVRTICTHCAVGCGIYAEVQNGVWVRQEIAQDHPISRGGHCCKGAGAIDMVTSPKRLKYPLKKVNGKWQKISWEQALDEVSKKLLDIRKKDGPDAVMWIGSAKVSNEMAYLQRKLAAFWGTNNIDHQARICHSTTVAGVANTWGYGAMTNSINDIRHSKCVFFIGSNAAEAHPIAMQHILYAKEVNNAPIIVVDPRFTKTAAKATDYVRIRSGTDTAFVMGLINAIIQNDWYDKEFVRTRVAGFEELKEVAKHYTPEEVERITGVPAKEVVRIAKLLADNRPGTVIWCMGGTQHSIGSSNTRAYCILQLVLGNMGKSGGGTNILRGHDNVQGATDMCILSHSLPAYYGLSDGAWKHWCRVWDVDYEWIKSRFKNKKYMNKKGFTLGRWYEGVIQEDKITQYTPLKAVVFWGCSSNSQSQYHKLKKALDLLDLVVIIDPFPTMTAVASDKDNVYLLPSSSQYETEGSITNSQRGIQWRYKVVDPVHECKDDYMIMQELVKRFGFYDKFFKNIKKIPEDITREINKGSLTIGYNGQTPERIKKHTDYWHTFDVNTLQAKGGPCDGEYYGLPWPCWTTEHPGTPILYDISKPVAKGGLPFRARFGTKYKYPNGKMENLLAADGVANPGSEVNGGYPEFKGIVPGTNWKTDLSQKTIKEAIKRGMAPFGNARARCYVWNFPDPIPVHREPLHSPDPEMIKKYPTYDDKPDHYRVYTKYKSEQKLDWVKRYPLILTTGRLVEYMGGGAETRSNKYLAELQPEMFAEINIKTANDYGIRDGDMIWIESPNGGKIKVKAKVSDRVDDKTIFLPFHFGGFFMGDSWAGKYPEGTTPYALGEAANVVTNYGYDIVTQMQETKTGLCRITKA